The Methanoculleus marisnigri JR1 genome window below encodes:
- a CDS encoding protein-L-isoaspartate(D-aspartate) O-methyltransferase, with the protein MEADPCRREREEMVEFQIRARGIGDERVLAAMRKIPRHLFVPKNLERVAYEDRPLPIGEGQTISQPYIVAVMTEHLEIRSHDRVLEIGTGSGYQAALLAELAAKVVSVERLPDIADRARENLARAGVTGIEVVVGDGTQGYPPEAPYDAIVVTAASPEIPQPLIDQLGKGGRLVAPVGPRECQDLVKLVKREGRVETIPLGGVCFVPLIGQFGWQGEVSP; encoded by the coding sequence ATGGAGGCCGATCCCTGCAGACGGGAACGCGAGGAGATGGTGGAGTTCCAGATCCGGGCACGGGGGATCGGTGACGAACGGGTGCTCGCCGCGATGCGAAAGATCCCCCGCCACCTCTTCGTGCCCAAAAACCTCGAACGTGTGGCCTACGAAGATCGGCCGCTCCCCATCGGCGAAGGGCAGACCATCTCACAGCCCTACATCGTCGCCGTCATGACCGAACACCTGGAGATCCGCTCCCACGACCGCGTCCTCGAGATCGGAACCGGCAGCGGCTACCAGGCGGCGCTCCTCGCCGAACTCGCCGCAAAGGTCGTCTCCGTCGAACGCCTCCCGGACATCGCCGACCGGGCGCGAGAGAACCTCGCGCGGGCAGGGGTCACCGGCATCGAGGTGGTCGTCGGCGACGGCACGCAGGGCTATCCGCCGGAGGCGCCCTACGACGCCATCGTCGTCACGGCAGCATCGCCCGAGATCCCCCAACCCCTCATCGACCAGCTTGGCAAGGGAGGGCGGTTGGTCGCTCCCGTCGGGCCGCGGGAGTGCCAGGATCTCGTCAAACTCGTCAAACGCGAAGGCAGGGTGGAGACGATCCCGCTCGGCGGCGTCTGCTTCGTGCCGCTGATCGGGCAGTTCGGGTGGCAGGGGGAGGTGTCCCCGTGA
- a CDS encoding ribonuclease H-like domain-containing protein: MVRAFNLRGRYAPGIRSPFISRSGDEEARRLRDDLVAGYRGRALEDVFCGRETVCLSGTCYVIESESPMSLDARDPDRAAAALLGDLTLVRGIGEATRRRLEGRGCRSVADLMRHPRYRRDAARLLDSIAEGDARDLVGEIERRRRRSDPLLLEASRLHAPEDFVFLDIETLGLFSRPIILIGLARVSGGSIAVRQYLSRSAEEEGAALAAVLPDLEAEGSALVTFNGRAFDVPYIRDRLACHGIPADLAVPHFDVLHFARRRWRGSLPSCRLGALETGVLGVARADDVPSRMVPEFYETYRRTGSPGPLVPVVEHNRQDIVSLARLFALLRGDDGGGAAPCRSPPGRGGGTENIKTDPEGDEKILPPYRAHPEK; encoded by the coding sequence ATGGTTCGCGCGTTTAACCTGAGAGGGAGGTACGCCCCGGGCATCCGGTCGCCGTTCATCAGCCGTTCCGGCGACGAGGAAGCCCGGAGGCTCCGGGACGACCTCGTCGCCGGATACCGGGGCCGGGCGCTTGAAGACGTCTTTTGCGGCCGTGAAACGGTGTGCCTTTCCGGGACGTGCTACGTCATCGAGTCCGAAAGCCCCATGAGCCTCGATGCCCGGGACCCCGACCGGGCGGCAGCGGCCCTCCTCGGCGACCTCACCCTGGTCCGCGGCATAGGCGAAGCGACCCGGCGGCGGCTGGAGGGACGGGGCTGCCGGTCGGTCGCCGATCTTATGAGGCACCCTCGCTACCGCCGTGATGCCGCACGGCTCCTCGATTCGATAGCGGAAGGGGACGCCCGCGATCTCGTGGGAGAGATCGAGCGGCGGCGGCGAAGGAGCGATCCGCTCCTCCTCGAGGCCAGCCGGCTCCACGCACCCGAAGATTTCGTCTTTCTCGACATCGAGACGCTGGGGCTCTTTTCACGGCCGATCATCCTCATCGGCCTCGCCAGGGTAAGCGGCGGGTCGATCGCCGTCCGCCAGTATCTCTCGAGGTCGGCCGAAGAAGAGGGAGCGGCGCTCGCCGCCGTCCTGCCCGACCTGGAGGCGGAGGGCTCGGCCCTCGTCACCTTCAACGGCCGGGCGTTCGACGTCCCCTACATCCGGGATAGGCTCGCCTGCCACGGCATCCCGGCAGACCTCGCCGTTCCTCACTTCGACGTTCTCCACTTCGCACGCCGGCGGTGGAGGGGATCGCTCCCCTCCTGCAGGCTTGGTGCGCTCGAGACGGGGGTTCTCGGCGTCGCCCGGGCGGACGACGTCCCGAGCCGGATGGTGCCGGAGTTCTACGAGACCTACCGCCGGACCGGAAGTCCCGGGCCGCTTGTCCCGGTCGTGGAACATAACCGGCAGGATATCGTCTCGCTTGCCCGGCTCTTCGCGCTTCTCCGGGGAGATGACGGGGGCGGTGCGGCACCGTGCCGGTCCCCGCCGGGAAGGGGCGGGGGGACGGAAAATATCAAGACCGATCCGGAGGGTGATGAAAAAATACTTCCTCCATACCGCGCACATCCCGAAAAGTGA
- a CDS encoding TIGR01458 family HAD-type hydrolase, which translates to MKVGAVLIDIDGVLYVGDRPVAGAAHLREGGRTRCFLLTTPDARTDFEEAGITAVEEGADAVVVADAGDCLTYECLNRAFRLLIGGADLVALEKDRYWMGADGLMLSAGPFVTALEYAAGKEAEVIGKPSPAFFLRALRDIGAEPGEAAMVGDDIVTDIGGARACGMKGILVKTGKYREETVRHSGITPDLVIDSLADLPEYI; encoded by the coding sequence ATGAAGGTAGGAGCAGTCCTGATCGACATCGACGGCGTCCTCTACGTCGGCGACCGACCTGTCGCCGGCGCCGCACACCTGCGGGAAGGGGGTCGGACCCGGTGCTTTCTCCTCACCACCCCCGACGCCCGGACGGACTTCGAGGAGGCCGGCATCACGGCCGTGGAGGAGGGGGCCGATGCGGTCGTGGTCGCCGATGCGGGGGACTGCCTCACCTACGAGTGCCTGAACCGGGCATTCCGCCTCCTCATAGGTGGTGCGGACCTCGTCGCGCTCGAGAAGGACCGGTACTGGATGGGGGCGGACGGGCTGATGCTCTCCGCCGGCCCCTTCGTTACCGCGCTCGAATACGCCGCCGGGAAAGAGGCGGAGGTGATCGGGAAACCCTCCCCGGCGTTCTTCCTCCGGGCGCTCCGGGATATCGGGGCGGAGCCCGGGGAGGCGGCGATGGTCGGCGACGATATCGTCACCGATATCGGCGGCGCCCGGGCCTGCGGGATGAAGGGCATCCTGGTAAAGACCGGCAAGTACCGGGAAGAGACGGTCCGCCACTCAGGCATCACACCGGACCTCGTCATCGACTCGCTCGCGGACCTCCCGGAGTATATCTGA
- a CDS encoding bifunctional alpha,alpha-trehalose-phosphate synthase (UDP-forming)/trehalose-phosphatase encodes MKRLLIVSNRLPISVSRKNGDLRLQRSVGGLATGVGSFYKSYESLWVGWPGINIQKQQNEEKERIVDVLRKEQCHPVFLSPYDIRHYYDGFCNNTLWPLLHYFNLHAEYDPKTWQVYQRVNEKFCDAVMEVARPDDTIWVHDYHLMLLPQMLRERLPDAEIGYFHHIPFPSFEVFRHLPWREEILSGLLGADLIGFHTYGYVRHFLSSVRRLLGYEHTFGEVRTGTRVVRTDLFPMGIDYHRFADSAGSAPVQKEITRIRQMYGKRKIILSFDRMDYTKGIPLRLEAFDALLEKKPDYQGKVSLVLVAVPSRTGVRSYQTLKKRIDELVGRINGKYGTTDWVPVRYFYNFLPFETLVAFYSAADVALVTPLRDGMNLMAKEYVATRTDGTGVLILSEMAGAAEELGEAIIVNPNDRDAVIEAIETALAMPEKEQIERNRTMQRRLMRYDIEHWVGDFLTRLGDARTVRVERSEQIVTPAIRDELVSDYAAGKGRLLLLDYDGTLVPFAARPQKAVPGDATREVLKSLSRTPGNEVVVISGRDRSTLDNWFGELDIGIIAEHGVWVKERSGEWRMPEPLSDEWKGEIYPLLELYTDRTPGAFIEEKDYSLVWHYRRTDPLLGAQRAKDLKDDLLHLTSNLNVGVMDGNKVIEIKNNVVNKGRAALNWVSRHAWEFILAIGDDRTDEDLFEAMPPDAYSIKVGLAPSRARFNLVAQRDVLPLLRRCIECDKKGVSGKKERPGREKGLIESAAPG; translated from the coding sequence ATGAAACGGTTACTGATAGTCTCAAACAGGCTTCCGATCAGCGTATCCCGCAAAAACGGCGATCTCCGTCTCCAGCGGAGCGTCGGCGGCCTTGCCACCGGGGTCGGTTCGTTTTACAAATCCTACGAGAGCCTCTGGGTCGGCTGGCCCGGGATAAACATCCAGAAGCAGCAGAACGAAGAGAAAGAGAGGATCGTCGATGTGCTCAGAAAAGAGCAGTGCCATCCGGTCTTCCTTTCCCCGTACGATATCCGGCACTACTACGACGGGTTCTGCAACAACACCCTCTGGCCGCTCCTCCACTACTTCAACCTCCATGCAGAGTACGACCCGAAGACGTGGCAGGTCTACCAGCGGGTGAACGAGAAGTTCTGCGACGCCGTGATGGAGGTGGCCCGGCCCGACGACACCATCTGGGTCCACGACTATCACCTGATGCTCCTCCCGCAGATGCTCCGGGAGCGTCTCCCCGATGCCGAGATCGGCTACTTCCACCACATCCCCTTCCCGTCGTTCGAGGTCTTCCGGCACCTGCCCTGGAGGGAAGAGATCCTCTCCGGCCTCCTTGGAGCGGACCTCATCGGGTTCCATACCTATGGCTACGTCCGCCATTTCCTCTCCAGCGTCCGGCGTCTCCTCGGCTACGAGCATACCTTCGGGGAGGTCAGAACCGGCACGCGGGTGGTGCGAACCGACCTCTTCCCGATGGGGATCGATTACCACCGGTTTGCCGACTCCGCGGGCAGTGCCCCCGTCCAGAAGGAGATAACCCGGATCCGGCAGATGTACGGGAAGCGCAAGATCATCCTCTCCTTCGATCGTATGGACTACACGAAGGGTATCCCGCTCCGGCTCGAGGCGTTCGACGCGCTCCTCGAGAAGAAGCCGGATTACCAGGGCAAGGTCTCCCTCGTCCTCGTCGCCGTCCCGTCCAGGACCGGCGTCAGGAGTTACCAGACGTTGAAGAAACGGATCGACGAGCTCGTCGGCCGGATCAACGGGAAGTACGGGACGACCGACTGGGTTCCGGTCCGCTACTTCTACAACTTCCTCCCGTTCGAGACGCTGGTGGCGTTCTACAGCGCCGCCGATGTCGCCCTGGTGACGCCGCTCCGGGACGGCATGAACCTGATGGCAAAAGAGTACGTCGCCACGAGAACCGACGGCACGGGCGTCCTCATCCTCTCCGAGATGGCGGGTGCGGCCGAGGAACTCGGCGAAGCGATCATCGTCAACCCGAACGACCGGGACGCGGTGATCGAGGCGATCGAGACGGCGCTCGCCATGCCGGAGAAGGAGCAGATCGAGCGGAACCGGACGATGCAGAGGAGGTTGATGCGCTACGACATCGAGCACTGGGTCGGCGACTTCCTCACACGCCTCGGCGACGCCCGGACGGTCCGGGTCGAACGCTCCGAACAGATCGTCACCCCCGCCATCAGGGACGAGCTGGTCTCCGACTACGCTGCCGGCAAGGGCCGGCTCCTCCTCCTCGACTACGACGGCACCCTGGTGCCGTTCGCCGCAAGGCCGCAGAAGGCGGTTCCCGGCGACGCAACCCGGGAGGTGCTCAAGTCTCTCTCCCGGACGCCCGGAAACGAGGTGGTGGTGATCAGCGGCAGGGACCGGTCCACGCTGGACAACTGGTTCGGGGAGCTGGATATCGGGATCATCGCCGAGCACGGCGTCTGGGTGAAAGAGCGCTCCGGGGAGTGGCGGATGCCCGAGCCCCTCTCGGACGAGTGGAAAGGGGAGATCTACCCGCTCCTCGAACTCTACACGGATCGCACGCCCGGCGCCTTCATCGAGGAGAAGGACTACTCTCTCGTCTGGCACTACCGGAGAACCGATCCGCTGCTCGGGGCGCAACGGGCGAAAGATCTCAAAGACGACCTGCTGCACCTGACTTCCAACCTCAACGTCGGCGTCATGGACGGGAACAAGGTCATCGAGATCAAGAACAATGTCGTCAACAAGGGCAGAGCAGCGCTGAACTGGGTCTCCCGGCACGCCTGGGAATTCATCCTCGCCATCGGAGACGACAGGACCGACGAAGATCTCTTCGAGGCGATGCCGCCGGACGCCTACTCGATCAAGGTCGGACTTGCCCCGAGCAGGGCCAGATTCAACCTGGTTGCCCAGCGGGACGTGCTGCCCCTGCTCCGGAGGTGCATCGAGTGCGATAAGAAAGGCGTTTCCGGGAAAAAAGAGAGGCCGGGGCGAGAGAAGGGCCTTATCGAGTCGGCTGCTCCGGGATGA
- the glmM gene encoding phosphoglucosamine mutase codes for MLFGSSGIRQEFGPGLVDLALRIGAAIAAGAPGIAVGRDTRTTSELLEHCVVSGMFSAGASVYSCGIAPTPTVAHATRQTDAGCMITASHNPESYNGVKLFNPDGSSFTLRQQAAIEDAIERTHWKNWDEQGHVRPIDAVDAHREAILDKVSLSRPITAVLDCGNGAGSVITPDLLTGAGATVIGLNCNVMGRFARPSEPLEANLPYIGEIVRRRDAACAVIHDGDADRMMAFDERGRYIDGDHLLMLFAKYLDRKRVVTTVDASMAIEEVAEVRRTPVGDSFVSEELLSWGDFGGEASGSWIFPEHSYCPDGIYAAGLLCEIASEWSIAEELDRMPRYTLLRESHRAGAPREVMAAMGADEPTHGIRVEDEDGWYLIRASGTEPKVRITAEGRTPAKAKEMLEAGHTALERAKRILE; via the coding sequence ATGCTTTTCGGCTCTTCCGGCATCCGGCAGGAGTTCGGCCCCGGTCTCGTCGACCTCGCGCTCCGCATCGGAGCAGCGATCGCAGCCGGAGCCCCGGGGATCGCCGTCGGCCGGGACACCCGCACGACCAGCGAACTGCTTGAGCACTGCGTCGTCTCCGGGATGTTCTCGGCCGGTGCAAGCGTCTATTCCTGCGGGATCGCGCCCACGCCGACGGTCGCGCACGCGACGCGGCAGACGGACGCGGGCTGCATGATAACCGCCTCGCACAACCCCGAGTCCTACAACGGGGTCAAACTGTTCAACCCCGACGGGTCGTCGTTCACCCTCCGGCAGCAGGCGGCGATCGAGGACGCAATCGAGAGGACGCACTGGAAGAACTGGGACGAGCAGGGGCACGTCCGACCGATAGACGCGGTGGACGCGCACCGGGAGGCAATCCTCGATAAGGTCAGTCTTTCACGCCCCATCACTGCCGTGCTCGACTGCGGCAACGGTGCCGGAAGCGTCATTACCCCCGACCTCCTCACCGGGGCCGGGGCGACCGTGATCGGCCTGAACTGCAACGTCATGGGCAGGTTTGCCCGCCCATCGGAACCGCTCGAGGCAAACCTCCCCTACATCGGCGAGATCGTCCGGCGGCGGGACGCAGCGTGCGCGGTGATCCACGACGGCGACGCCGACCGGATGATGGCGTTCGACGAACGTGGCCGCTACATCGACGGAGACCACCTCCTCATGCTCTTTGCGAAGTATCTCGACCGCAAGCGGGTGGTCACCACCGTCGACGCCTCGATGGCAATCGAGGAGGTCGCGGAAGTCCGCCGCACGCCGGTCGGCGACAGTTTCGTCTCCGAAGAGCTCCTCTCATGGGGGGATTTCGGCGGGGAGGCGTCGGGGAGCTGGATCTTCCCCGAGCACTCCTACTGCCCGGACGGGATCTACGCCGCGGGCCTGCTCTGCGAGATCGCGTCGGAGTGGTCGATTGCAGAAGAACTCGACCGGATGCCCCGCTACACCCTCCTCCGGGAGTCGCACCGGGCCGGTGCCCCGCGGGAGGTCATGGCGGCGATGGGAGCAGACGAGCCGACGCACGGAATCCGGGTCGAGGATGAAGACGGCTGGTACCTGATCCGGGCAAGCGGCACCGAACCGAAGGTCCGGATCACGGCCGAGGGAAGAACACCCGCAAAGGCAAAAGAGATGCTTGAAGCGGGGCATACCGCCCTTGAGCGGGCGAAACGTATTCTGGAGTAG
- a CDS encoding ABC transporter ATP-binding protein, which translates to MLDISDLHVEVDGTEKLHDINLHIGQGETHILMGPNGSGKSTLLKAIMGFGGYTITSGSIVFKGTDITRMPIHERAHLGIGMMFQHPPAISGLKLGKLLTATSHLGNDALEALAQTVNMEHFLARDTNVGFSGGEIKRSEVLQLKVQQPDFLMLDEPESGVDLENMGLMGKEIANLLEKDVHIVNRRKSGLIITHTGYILDYLEADQGHVLIDGRIRCHGNPREILRVVKEKGYGECMRCKQM; encoded by the coding sequence ATGCTGGATATCAGTGATTTGCACGTGGAAGTGGATGGCACCGAGAAGCTCCACGACATCAACCTCCATATCGGGCAGGGGGAGACCCATATCCTGATGGGGCCGAACGGCTCGGGAAAGAGCACGCTGCTCAAAGCCATCATGGGATTCGGCGGCTACACGATCACGTCCGGGTCCATCGTTTTTAAGGGAACGGATATCACCAGGATGCCGATCCACGAGCGCGCCCATCTCGGGATCGGCATGATGTTTCAGCACCCGCCCGCGATATCAGGGCTGAAACTCGGAAAACTCCTCACCGCCACGTCACATCTCGGCAACGACGCGCTAGAGGCGCTCGCGCAGACGGTCAACATGGAGCACTTTCTCGCCCGGGACACCAACGTCGGGTTCTCCGGCGGCGAGATCAAACGGAGCGAGGTCCTGCAACTGAAGGTCCAGCAGCCCGATTTCCTCATGCTGGACGAGCCGGAGAGCGGCGTCGACCTCGAGAATATGGGCCTGATGGGCAAAGAGATCGCGAACCTCCTCGAAAAGGACGTCCATATCGTCAACCGCCGCAAGAGCGGCCTCATCATCACCCACACCGGCTACATCCTCGACTACCTCGAGGCCGACCAGGGACACGTGCTGATCGACGGCCGGATCCGGTGCCACGGGAACCCCCGCGAGATCCTGCGCGTGGTCAAAGAGAAAGGATACGGAGAGTGTATGCGTTGCAAACAGATGTAG
- a CDS encoding helix-turn-helix transcriptional regulator, whose protein sequence is MKTRIRELRAKAGITQEELAQQVGVRRETIVFLEKGKYNPSLKLAYKVAHTLGSTIEEVFTFEEEDLA, encoded by the coding sequence GTGAAGACCCGGATCCGGGAACTCCGGGCGAAGGCGGGGATTACCCAGGAGGAACTGGCGCAGCAGGTCGGGGTCAGGAGGGAGACGATCGTCTTCCTCGAGAAGGGGAAGTACAACCCCTCCCTGAAACTCGCCTACAAAGTGGCCCACACGCTCGGCTCCACCATCGAGGAGGTCTTCACCTTCGAGGAAGAGGATCTGGCATGA
- a CDS encoding SufB/SufD family protein has protein sequence MQTDVGDIEQLSQEDRERLALTGLEVGMQNRCGSFFQIDQDVIQTTCGAEGIEMIPIKAALEKYDWVKDYYWNAVSRDKDKYTQYLAKQENPQGLVVIAHEGVKVEMPLQACLFLRDEPVQHVHNLFIAREGSEINIISGCASSWQKEHGAHIGVTEIYVGKGAKVTSTMIHNWKEGISVFPRSATVVEEDGTFLSNYVCMQPVNRVDMYPTARLVGKNAVARFSSIVVATPGSTLDLGSRAILGAENTSAELITRAITTGGTIISRGHILGEKDNTRGHIECKGLILKDGIVHAIPEIEGTLTGTELSHEAAVGKIARHEIEYLMARGLSEEEATATIIRGFLDVKISGLPAVLQEQIDAAIDKAESGF, from the coding sequence TTGCAAACAGATGTAGGCGATATCGAACAGCTCTCGCAGGAGGACCGGGAACGTCTCGCTCTGACCGGCCTCGAGGTCGGAATGCAGAACCGGTGCGGGAGTTTCTTCCAGATCGACCAGGATGTGATCCAGACCACCTGCGGGGCCGAAGGGATCGAGATGATCCCCATCAAGGCCGCTCTCGAAAAGTACGACTGGGTGAAAGACTACTACTGGAACGCCGTCTCGCGCGACAAGGACAAATACACGCAATACCTGGCAAAACAGGAGAACCCGCAGGGCCTCGTCGTCATCGCCCACGAAGGCGTGAAGGTCGAGATGCCGCTCCAGGCCTGTCTCTTCCTGCGCGACGAGCCGGTGCAGCACGTTCACAACCTCTTCATCGCGAGGGAAGGCTCGGAGATCAACATCATCTCGGGCTGCGCGAGTTCCTGGCAGAAGGAGCACGGGGCGCACATCGGGGTGACCGAGATCTACGTCGGCAAAGGCGCCAAGGTCACGTCCACGATGATCCACAACTGGAAAGAGGGGATCAGCGTCTTCCCGCGAAGCGCCACCGTCGTCGAGGAGGACGGAACCTTTCTCTCGAACTACGTCTGCATGCAGCCGGTCAACCGGGTCGACATGTACCCGACGGCCCGCCTGGTCGGGAAGAACGCCGTTGCCCGGTTCTCGAGCATCGTCGTCGCGACACCCGGTTCGACCCTCGATCTCGGCTCCCGGGCCATCCTCGGCGCCGAGAACACGAGCGCCGAACTGATCACCCGGGCGATCACCACCGGCGGCACCATCATCTCCCGCGGCCACATCCTCGGCGAGAAGGACAACACCCGCGGCCACATCGAGTGCAAGGGCCTGATCTTAAAGGACGGCATCGTCCACGCCATCCCCGAGATCGAGGGAACGCTGACCGGCACCGAACTCTCCCACGAGGCCGCCGTAGGAAAGATTGCCCGCCACGAGATCGAGTACCTCATGGCCCGGGGACTCTCCGAGGAGGAGGCCACCGCAACCATTATACGCGGGTTTTTGGATGTGAAGATCAGCGGTCTCCCTGCGGTCCTGCAGGAGCAGATCGACGCCGCGATCGACAAAGCTGAATCAGGATTTTGA
- a CDS encoding cyclase family protein, which produces MTVYDITRDLSGDAVLYPGDVRPRFREIDNGQYRVTEMTLGSHTGTHLDAPSHYIKGGLTVDEIPLAVLMGGARVLDCSDVREIIEPGHLAGRLDGAKTILVKTWFSGRREFDPGYPSLSPASAEMIVEAGITCIGTDAPSIESFNCDGSVHRRLLGSGTVVLELLDLSAVPEGDYLMTALPMRLKGIDGSPVRAILSDTEEKP; this is translated from the coding sequence GTGACGGTCTACGACATCACCCGGGACCTCTCCGGGGACGCCGTCCTCTACCCGGGAGACGTCCGGCCCCGGTTCCGCGAGATCGACAACGGACAGTACCGCGTGACCGAGATGACCCTCGGGAGCCATACCGGGACGCACCTCGACGCCCCGTCGCACTACATCAAGGGGGGATTGACGGTCGACGAGATCCCGCTCGCGGTGCTGATGGGGGGCGCACGGGTGCTCGACTGCAGCGACGTAAGGGAGATCATCGAACCAGGTCACCTCGCCGGCCGCCTCGACGGCGCGAAGACGATCCTCGTAAAGACCTGGTTCTCGGGACGGCGGGAGTTCGATCCCGGGTACCCGTCGCTCTCCCCCGCTTCGGCGGAGATGATCGTCGAGGCCGGGATCACCTGCATCGGGACCGACGCCCCGTCGATCGAGTCGTTCAACTGCGACGGTTCCGTCCACCGCCGGCTGCTCGGGAGCGGGACGGTCGTCCTTGAGCTCCTCGATCTCTCCGCCGTGCCGGAAGGAGACTATCTCATGACGGCACTTCCGATGCGGCTCAAAGGAATCGACGGGTCGCCCGTGCGGGCGATCCTGTCGGATACGGAGGAAAAACCATGA
- the sepS gene encoding O-phosphoserine--tRNA ligase, whose amino-acid sequence MRFDVEEFKKRAREDFEHAWHEGPSVLTPAGVSGRYPRLRYTRATPHPIFEIVQRLRETYLAMGFDEAMNPLIVEESDIYRQFGPEAMAVLDRVFYLGGLPRPNVGIARKQLDEIEAILGRAVSPGTEEKLRETLHGYKKGTIDGDELTHELAAVLEADDAAVVHILDAVFPEFRELAPESSRNTLRSHMTSGWFLTLSSLWEKRHLPIRLFSVDRCFRREQEEGPTRLMAYHSASCVVAGEDVTLEEGKAISEALLSAFGFTEFRFQPDEKRSKYYMPETQTEVYARHPVLGWVEVATFGIYSPSALAEYGIGVPVMNLGLGVERLAMIAYQSNDIRQLTHPQFFPQEISDREVAGAVHLREEPRTVAGKRMAEAIRATAAEHATAPGPCAFTAWKGEIAGREVEVIVEEPESNTKLCGPACANEVFVHDGSVLGVPDIEKWATVRQEGVSTGITYLDAVSSLAAARIEEAARCGEEAHVQVKMSKLPSDVNLRIEEYAMRHITDHNKKVDLRGPVFLTVRSVIPEQPTR is encoded by the coding sequence ATGAGATTCGATGTGGAAGAGTTCAAAAAGAGGGCGAGAGAGGACTTCGAGCATGCCTGGCACGAAGGGCCGTCGGTTCTGACACCGGCCGGGGTCTCCGGCCGGTACCCCCGGCTGAGGTACACCCGGGCGACACCGCACCCGATCTTCGAGATCGTGCAGCGGCTCCGCGAGACCTACCTCGCGATGGGGTTCGACGAGGCGATGAATCCCCTGATCGTCGAAGAATCGGATATCTACCGGCAGTTCGGTCCCGAAGCCATGGCCGTCCTCGACCGGGTCTTCTACCTCGGCGGGCTGCCCCGCCCGAACGTCGGGATTGCAAGAAAGCAGCTTGATGAGATCGAGGCCATCCTCGGCCGTGCAGTCTCCCCCGGCACCGAGGAGAAACTCCGCGAGACCCTTCACGGCTACAAGAAGGGAACGATCGACGGCGACGAACTGACGCACGAACTCGCGGCCGTCCTCGAGGCAGACGACGCCGCCGTGGTGCATATCCTGGATGCGGTCTTCCCCGAGTTCCGGGAACTGGCGCCCGAGTCGTCGCGCAACACCCTCCGGAGCCACATGACGAGCGGCTGGTTCCTGACGCTCTCCTCCCTCTGGGAGAAGCGTCACCTCCCAATAAGGCTCTTCTCGGTCGACCGGTGTTTCCGGCGGGAGCAGGAGGAAGGCCCCACCCGCCTGATGGCCTACCACTCGGCCTCCTGCGTCGTCGCGGGCGAGGACGTCACCCTCGAAGAGGGCAAAGCCATCAGCGAGGCCCTCCTCTCGGCCTTCGGCTTTACGGAGTTCCGGTTCCAGCCCGACGAGAAGCGGTCGAAGTACTACATGCCCGAGACCCAGACGGAGGTCTACGCCCGCCACCCGGTCCTCGGCTGGGTCGAGGTCGCCACCTTCGGCATCTACTCCCCCTCGGCGCTCGCGGAGTACGGGATCGGCGTGCCGGTGATGAACCTCGGCCTCGGGGTGGAGCGGCTCGCGATGATCGCCTACCAGTCAAACGACATCCGCCAGTTGACCCATCCGCAGTTCTTCCCGCAGGAGATCTCCGACCGCGAGGTCGCCGGCGCCGTCCACCTCCGTGAGGAGCCGAGAACCGTTGCCGGGAAACGGATGGCGGAGGCGATCCGCGCTACGGCCGCCGAGCACGCAACCGCCCCCGGGCCCTGTGCGTTCACCGCCTGGAAGGGCGAGATCGCGGGAAGGGAGGTTGAAGTCATCGTCGAGGAGCCCGAGTCCAACACGAAACTCTGCGGTCCTGCCTGCGCAAACGAGGTCTTCGTCCACGACGGCTCGGTGCTCGGTGTCCCGGACATCGAGAAGTGGGCGACCGTCCGGCAGGAAGGCGTTTCCACCGGGATAACCTACCTCGACGCGGTATCGAGCCTCGCCGCCGCCCGGATCGAGGAAGCGGCACGGTGCGGTGAAGAGGCTCACGTCCAGGTGAAGATGTCGAAACTCCCCTCGGACGTCAACCTGCGCATCGAGGAGTACGCGATGCGGCACATCACCGACCACAACAAAAAGGTGGATCTCCGGGGCCCGGTCTTCCTGACGGTCAGGTCCGTCATCCCGGAGCAGCCGACTCGATAA